The stretch of DNA ttattcaaaagggaaaagataagaaaaaagagtgcaatcgagtcctgattttggacagcctacatatcccaagttataagggaatcaagtcacatgtagttcaaggagaatgatgGACTGATGAGTttgagagtcgagtgaggttctgtCGAGGCTCCGGTTcgtggtcctgttattacatcaaaatcaaaagaaactaaacaacaAGCCTATCatctatgagttacaagattcatatctataagtcttctaaagcttgatcttgagtcttgaatggagaatcatgcagacttttgatttgaaccttgatgcttgctagctgcaggtgctaatTCATTCTTCAGCGGCTTCTTCTGATAAAAACGGAAAATGCAATGCtcgtgacttcagtcatgtcttgagcagttcatATCTTTTCATTCACTTCTTCATTTTGAtccacttctttttcttttcttttcttttctttattctggattgagattTTTTCATTTCGTCATCTCGAACCATGTGcttcgaggtaaaacctgctcagacaccaaaacaagcaaacgaacgaaattttctgccccagtttttactagaaaaatttcgtgagttattgtaacaaaattctaaactattttattgaaagcaataaaaggtcgagaATGGTGTACCTTGAAAAGATCATGAcgcttttttttgttttttttttggacgatgttcctttattgtcaaaaaAAATGTCTCAACAAaagattggtgtaccttatgttgggaaaatgtggccagggaatggtataccctatattggaaatgATATTtgggagtggtgtatcctgcatttaagatcaaatcaactagggagtagagaccctatgttggaaaagaaaactagggaatggagaccatatgtctaaaataaaatcaactagggagtggagaccctatgttaaaaaATAAGACTagggagatcctatgtctaaattaaaaatcaactagggagtgtggaccctatgttggaaaaggagactagggaattGTATACCATATGCTAAAACGAACCAAGAAGGATTTTTGGTGGGTTTtatttttttgagaaaaatcatttttattttttcatttttttaaagaaaattattcTTTTAAACAAATTGCCCCAACACTTATTTTCTGAAGGCATGAACAAATgaccctttttttcttcttttttttagttatcctaggagaaaatttattaaactagattttttatcttaggagaaagattcatcagactaagatatctatcctaggagaaagttcatcagactatgttttttaatttattaatttaggagaaagattcaacGGACTAAGATTtcttatcctaggagaaaattcatcagactatgttttatttatcttaggagaaaaattcatcagactaagatttcttaTCATAGTAGAAAATTCATCATACTAGGATttatttatcttaggagaaagattcatcagactaagatattttttttttaatcttaggagaaagattcatcagactaagacgtttatcctaggagaaagattcatcaggctaggttttttttgttatcttaggagaaagattcatcagactaaaatTTCTATCGTAGGAAAAAGATTCATCAGAcgtttttttttgttatcttaggagaaatatTCATCacactaagatttctatcctaggagaaaattcatcatactaggtttttttatcttaggagaaaaattcatcagactaagacttcgatcgtaggagaaagttcatcagactaggttttctttttgttatattatgagaaagattcatcagactaagacgtttatcctacgagaaagattcatcagactaagattttctCTTGGGAGGAAAATCCATCAGACTAGGATGTATTACCCTATGAGGAAAGAACAAAAGGAAGAGTTGTGTTTTTCAATAACAAGcattaatgatcatgacatgcattttggacttaacgGCCTGATCTATCAAACTGATCAAATCTTCCATTTTACTATTCTTATGACctttgaagtcgggcttgttcGTAACAATCATTTTCATTAATTTCACGACtcactttcgactagtggtgccccgaGGGATTTTTACCAATAAGTctttctcatttatttatctctacttatcgtcgccttacagtgcccatgagggttttcaccaataagactctcccATTTTCATTCATTATCTTGTTttactcttcttctttttttttttgcgagCAACTTGACATTATTCTATGTCGTGTGACAATTGTTGCTTATTGTGTGCTTCCCTTGGTATTCTTAAATACTAATtgggaggtctttatttggaaggcttttggatagggttagaaagaaagggtcACAATAAGGCTCAAAATAGACTCAAGATGATAGAGTTGTATTCTTATACAACTCTTGGAATAGACTCTtcataaaaacataaaaaataaaattataaaaaattctgccccagttttagaTACCggggaatttttatttttgatttggttAGACTGAACCCTAGTGTAGAGCTGTCTACGTATCCTTTAAAAGAATCAAATCAAACGTAGTTCAAACGTGTGACCCAACTAATTTTTTAtatctctctttctttttctttttctttttcttttttttttcttttttttttccccagCTTTTATTTTCTGGGGGAATGGATCTGTGACAgttcttttcttattcttttttttttcacttgaactttctaagagttgcCCTAGTTTGTACTCTTAGGGCATggatttttcttttcatttttttttgacttttgactctaaacttaattccaaaagagggtggtcaaagaaaataacataggctcaaaaggggtaacgaagggtataaagtgtttggataGCAGAAAAACGGCCTCCCGGCCTCGAGAACGCCAAACATAGTATCTTTTCGTGATCACAACATTGATGAACATGTCTGTCTTCTTGGTGTGTCGTGGTCAAAAGACATTTTCCATCCATTAAAGTCAAATTTCCACCAAACTTCAATTAATTCTTCCTTAAACCCAATCTTCATAATGATTTGAAAGTAAAGATCGTTAACCCCACGGGTATGACTATTCTAGTTCCACATAAATTTGAACcgagcttaattccaaagtgtttGGACTATGTATTCATCCTCAAAAGTGTCTTGTTCTTAGTTAACAAGTTCAAGACTAAATCATttttctaagatctggccaaaaattCTACATgaatgtcatgtcactagaactagtAGCGAGAAAAAAACTAAGCATAGAATGACACAAAAGGACATATTATACTTCATTGAATAGAGGATGGAAGGTTTTGACGACAAAACAAACAACCTAAAATCCGAGTTACAAACTTGTAATAACCCAgataataaaaatagcaacagaACAAACAGACAAGACTCACATAAATAAAATAGAGGGATAGAAAGGTTTGactcaataaaacaaataaaatctggATCACAACTCTGAAATAAACCAGATAAtagaaaaaacatcaaaacaagctACCGAGATTCTTCCCTAGTGATGagggaatgacttttcaattgctaagctTGACATTTAACCACAAACTTGCTCATCAGAATCACCAAGGCCTTCCCCAATTTCAATCTCATTAACTTTAGTCAACAAGTTCTTGACCTCTTTGATCAACTCGTCTTCAGCATTACCTGCCCGATCTAGGACTGATGACATATGGCATTTCATAGAAACTAACTTTTCAGAGGTCTCGAGAGGATTCTCATACTCCATGTCACCATGTACCATCCCCacaaagtgtgcatcatcatgtGCAGGTAAAGGATTATGTATGATATTCGTGGCGTCAATGTCCTGGACCACAATTAGTTTTTCCTGTACcatcctttctatttctctttttaaATCCCGACAACTTTCAACAATATGCCCCTGGGCATTGGAATGgtattcacaccttttagaaGGGTCAAAGTTTCTTGAACATGGATCCACATAATTTGGAGGAATAGATGCAATCATGTCATAatgctttaatttctcaaacaagttTGTATAGGACTCCCCTATTGGTATAAAATTATCGTTTGTCCTCTGCTCCCCTGTGTATTTTTTCCTTGGAAGTGGGTCCTTGGACGCTTGAAAATTTTGTGGAGCCTGATGGGAATTTCGTGATGTCGGTGCTCGCCTTCTAGGGTGTCTTGGTGCCTGGGCATATGACTCTAGATTATGGACGACATGCTGAGGTGGATCAACAGAGTATTGTGGGTTATGAGGTGCAAAGTAGTGCTCGGGGGAATCATATGAAGTCTGATGAGGCTGCCCACATTTTTGAGATATTCCCCTAGGACCTCTTCTCGACTCTGATGTCGTCATGGTCTCTTCATCCTTCTCATCTGTGTCAGTAAAATTACCAGATCCAATCTGGACAGCCTGGGTTGTGGCTTTGAGAACTGCTTGACTTATAATTCTTCCTGTCTTGaggccattctcaaccatttcACCAATCTCGATTGCTTCCGAGAAAGGTCtgcccattgcggacatcatgttttgaaaatagtCAGAATCTGAAGGAAGACAGTGATTAACTCATGGTCATCCAtaggtggcttaactctagctgcttgctctCTCCATTTAATAGCATATTCCCTGAAACTTTCAGTTGGTTTCTTCTTCAGGTTTGAAAGGGAATTGCGGTCTGGGGCGATGTCGATGTTGTATTGGAATTGTCTGACAAAGGCCTGGGCtatgtcatcccagacatgccagcGAGAGGTGTCTTGATCAGTAAGCCATTCAAAGGCTACCCCTGTAAGGCCTTCCCCGAAATAAGCCATTAGTAATTCTTCATTTCCTCCCGCACCTCTTAGCTGATTGCAATACCTTTTTAGGTGAGCTATGGGGTCGCCATGTTCGTCTTACTTTTCAAACTTGGGGGTCTTAACACCAGGTGGCAAACGGACATCGGGAAATATACATAGATCCTTGAAGGCAATACTGTTTTGACCTGCTAACCCTTGTATGTTTTTTATTCGTTGTTCCAAgtttttcattttttgggttATTTCTTCTTGTGCCATCTTTTGGGCAGGCTTCTTAATCTCCGCAGGAAGATCAAATAGGTATGAGTGGTACTCAGAAGAGTGGTACTGTTCTTGTTGGGTGGCAAATCGTGACCACTGTGGGCTCCGGGATGGTGTAGATAGGCTTAACAAAAGTAGATGCCTAATTGGTTCTCAATGACACACCTTGGGAGCGCACAACAGAAGCACCCGTTGTATCCATGCAGTTGGGATAAAGACTGACCCCAGGTGGATAGAATGGATCAGACAGTGAGACCTGAGTGGTATTAGTCGAAACAGGTGTGAACTCTGGGAACCCAGGAATTGACCAGGGCGGTTCTTGGCTATCAACCCATGCTCGACACATTTCAGCCATTTGTTGTTTCAGTATTCTATTTTCCTCAGCAGCAGTAGACTCTTGTTGAGCCCTCTGACCTTGAGTCCACTAAGCACTCGTAACAGCTTCGATGTCAATTGTCATTGGAATATTTTCCTTGGATCTTGTGTTTCCAGCttaccacaaaccgaccaccttaAACTTACTTAAGAATTCAAAACATAATttcaagaagactcagaggggtgcgtgagaagacagtttatatgtacagttcaacgaTATCAAAGCGATAAAAAGCGGACAAGTAGCACATTGGGCAcatataaatcacaatatatataaaattaataaagcaaaataaaagtcaacatgtacaagctcgaattctggttCTCCAGCGGAGTCGCAAGAGCTGTCACCCCTTTTTACCACCAAAAGATATATATGTTATGGATTgtaggttaaagagtttttccaattaaagtgacaaacttgagtaggaattattttatttacagagtcgccacttgaaattgatttttgggtTTTCCAAGtctccttttatttaaatccctagtcaaaggaaggtttgactccattattattggtctgcaaaaacaaagtccgggtaaggaattttgttgaccGAGGAGAAGGTATAAGGCATTCCCTGAGTCCTGTGGTTCTAggacggtcgctttattgactacaactttgcttgaattaattttggataacctatattttattggttctcatgttttaactatgtccgcttttattgcttgattggATTTATAAAtattatcttgaaataagtcacgGGTACGTGTACTCATTTTGTTTGGTGTCAAAAACTATATcatgcgtacgtgtacacaattaataacatgtTATTATTATCAAGATTGTTTggtcaaagtcgcgcgaacgcgtactttgatttattttggaaattgtaatcATGTCACGCGAATGTGTACACAATCACAATTGATTTATTACAGCGCGCCTAAAGTACACTAGCGATTTGTGAGATATTTATTTCTTAAGTCAAGATTATTGTGAGGCTCAAGAGTTATGGAAGTATTTTATTTAGTACTGATTACAAATCAAGAGAGGATTATTGAAGGATTGATAAAAATTTTATAAAACCGTTAAGACAACGTTAGAAATTAATTCGAccaaatgataaaactagcgcTAGGAACTAactaaaattgattaaaatattttGATAAAGAAAACAAATTATACAATACCAAACCTTAGGACTAAATGCAATATTGTTACCATCACTTATCCATATTTTTTCAAGTTTAATTTTTTCTGAAATTTTCCTTTTAGATTCTCACTCAACAACAAAGACCAATAAACTTAATGATAAGAATTAACAATTAAGAAATATTATGTGCTCAAAAAGAGAATAACATATCCAAGCAAGAGGCATATTAACACATATTATCTAAATGGAACAATAAACAGACAAAGCAAACAAGATAAAAAGATTAAACCTCTACAGTTGCAAATATTTGGAATCGTCAAGCAAATAAGAACTTCGAACAGGAAACCAAATGCCTTGCCGGAACCTCAAAGAACCTCGACCAAACCGCTTCGAACTCGGCTCGTTTATAGTGATTGATAGAGTAGGAAGGAGTTGCTAGTTTTGGCTGAAGGACAACAACTTTCGTGGTGGTTTTTGAACTATTTTAAGATTGCTCTTGGTGATGTTTTGGGCTGCTTTCAGCTGGATTTCGGGACTGATTTTAGCTGAAGTTTATGGGGTTGTTTTGGGACTATTTTTGTCCTATTTTAGGTGCTGATTTTGCTGTGTTTTGAGAGTGATTTCAGCTGTGtttttgagtgattttggggctGTTTTAGGTCAGTTTCGGATTGTATTAGAGCTGGATTTTGGGGCTATTCGTTTGCTGTATTTTAGGAGGTTGTTCGGGGTTGTTTTGGAGTCATTTTTGGACTGAGAAGAGGATAGTTTGGGGGTTGATTTCCAGCTCGTTTTTGGGCTGTTCTGGGTCTGTTTTGGAGActgatttttggtattttttgcaGCTAAAAAGCTGCTGGATTTTGCTGGAGTTTAGAGGGGCTGTTTGGTGGTTGTTTCAAGCTGGGTTTAGAGTAGTTTTAATGGATATTTGGGGCTGTTTTGGGATGAATTTTTCCACTGGGTTTCAGGGGTTTGCAAAGCTCATTTTGGATGAGCTTAGAGGCTGAGGAAGATGAGTGAAGAGGGAGGCACGAgttgtgttttttttttctctATCGTTCTTTGCCCTCTTTTTACTTCCATTTTCCGTGTTGTCCCCCTCTTTCCTCCTCCCCTTTTTGACTTTTTGTTGTATGTGTTTATATTAGTAAGAGAGAGTGGAGTGTGAATTGTTAAAGAGTAAGAGTGGGGGAAGTGGGAAGTTAGGTATTTGTGAGATTAGTGGAAAAAAATTCACGCATAGTCAAAAATTAGCTGCTCACATCGCGTCAATTGCTTTTATGACTTAGATTCTTCGTATAGGACGAAGTATAAATATTTTCATCCTTTTATTCTCTTGACAATGATGTATCAGATCCTTGTAGTATTGAAGCAATGAAATATCCATTTTGGCTCGACACAAATTGCCTTCTTTCTTTCTGCAATATGCGCATATTTGAGTAATTAACGTGATGCCGCAGCTCGAATTTTGATGATCATGTCACGTtgaaatacttttaaaaaaaaaaacttatgcGACTTAACTTAGAAAGAAACTCTAAGccgcctacgtacctcggtgatgAGGATCAAGTCATAACATAGTTCAAAATAAGTGACTTTTTTTTGTAAtatcctaacttttgcctaggccgcctctttcaaggttttcaacctagcagatttttttttccttttaattttcctaggccgcctctttcaaggttttcaacctagcaaaTTTTTTGTATGTcctttgcctaggccgcctctttcgaggtttttgACCTAGCGAACTCCTTTTTTTTGTGGGTGCCGTTCGCAATTTAGGCTCATGCGGGACAGGAGTATTGCAACATATAGTTTATGTTCATGCATTAAGGAGCGTGTCTTCTTCAAGGATAATACCTTATCAAAAAGTTTCCATTGATAGGGCTAATTCTCATGTCATCTGCATCAACTAACTTGTAAGCTCCACTTGAATAGGCTTCTTGTACAATGTATGgaccatcccattttgaagtgaattTGCCCCCAAATTTGCGAGAGGTGATAATAGGTCTTCTTACTGCAAGAACTTGATCGCCAACTTGAAAGGACCTCAAGcaaacctttttgttgaaagcacGAGAAAgacgagcttgataacattcaagactttGTTAAGCTTCTAGCCTTTTTTCATCAAGCGACTCTAGTTCTTCAAGGTCCAGACGAGCGTTTTCTTCTTCAGTAAGACCTTCTTGGACAGGGAGTCGCAAGGATGGTATTTGACGCTCAAGAGGAAGAACTGCTTCAACTCCATAAATAAGAGAATAAGGAGTTGCTCGTGTCAGCGTGCGATGAGTCATCCAATATGCCCACAAAGCTTCTTCCATTCTGTCTTGCCAATCTCTTTTAGACTTGGAGATGACCTTTTTTAACAAATTGCAAAGTGTCTTGTTAAATGCTTCGGCTAGTTCATTTGCAGGAGCATAATACGTTGACGAAttacgttgcttgaagccaaaaAGGTCACAGATTTTGGTCATCAATTTGTTATCGAACAGCTTGCCATTATCTGTTATTATATaactaggtgtcacgacccaaaccgatggactttgacgagtgcccgagttctacctaccgAACAtccctaagcatacgtctaatatataaaaatgaaataagtgtaggtcatgcataacaacTGCCTTTAAACTGTTGAATCATGTGAATAATATAAGTGAGGAGACATactcaaaagacatatatacatatacatgaggAATACCGTatggcgagccgacaaggccacatactatccaactatagatgactgtctatagacctcta from Nicotiana tomentosiformis chromosome 11, ASM39032v3, whole genome shotgun sequence encodes:
- the LOC138902112 gene encoding uncharacterized protein: MTKICDLFGFKQRNSSTYYAPANELAEAFNKTLCNLLKKVISKSKRDWQDRMEEALWAYWMTHRTLTRATPYSLIYGVEAVLPLERQIPSLRLPVQEGLTEEENARLDLEELESLDEKRLEA